ACGTTCAACGACAGTCGCCCACACCCTAGTTTAATCCTCAAGAACCTAAGCCCAAGCCTCAAGTCCCAAAAACCTAAGACCCTCAGCCCCCAAGTTCCTAAAAATGAAAAATAACCGTACCCTGTACATACTGCTCGCCATTCTGGTCGTGATGATTGGCGGCTTTATGGTGGCCAAAAGCCAGGGCTGGGTGGGCAAGCCGGCTGGCACCGAAGTGCTGGCGGCCAAGGCGGCCCCGGCCAATATCGTGGAGAAAGTAAGTGCCTCGGGCAAAGTGCAGCCCGAAACTGAGGTGAAAATCTCGCCCGACGTGTCGGGGGAAATCATTGAGCTGTACGTGGAAGAGGGCGACTCCGTGAAGCAGGGCCAGCTGCTGCTCCGCATCCGCCCCGACAACTACCAGGCCATGGTCAGCCAGCAATCGGCCATGGTGAACACCCAGCGCGCCAACGTGGGCCAGAGCCAGGCCCGTTTGCAGCAGCTCTTGGCCAACGCCAAGCAAACCGAGCTAACCTTCCGCCGCAACGCCTCGCTCTACAAGCAGAAGGTGATTTCGCAGGCCGATTACGAAGCCAGCAAAGCGGCCTACGAGGCGTCGCAGGAAGAAATCAACTCGGCCCGCCAGAGCATCCGGGCGGCCCAGAGCAACGTGCAGAGTGCTCAAGCTTCGCTGGAAGAAGCCCGCCGCAACCTGGTAAAAACCACCATCTTCTCGCCGGTGAACGGCACGGTAAGCAAGCTCAACGTGAAGAAGGGTGAGCGGGTGGTGGGCACCTCCCAGATGGCCGGCACCGAAATCATGCGCATTGCCAACCTCAACAACATGGAGGTGCGGGTAAGCGTGAATGAAAACGACATTATCAACGTGGACCTGGGCGACTCGGCCGACGTGGAGGTGGACTCCTACGCCAGCCAGGACCAGAAATTTCGCGGCATCGTGACGGCCATTGCCAACACGGCCAAGGACGCCCTCACGGCCGAAGCCGTCACCGAGTTTGAGGTGCGCATTCGGCTGCTGCCCGAGTCGTACCGCCAGCTCACGCGCACGGTCAAGGGCCGCACCATCGTGCCGTTCCGGCCCGGCATGACGGCCTCCGTCGACATCATCACCAACCGCAAAGCCAACGCCCTGAGCGTGCCCCTGGCTGCCGTCACGACCCGCTCCGACAGCGCCCGCACCGACGCCGACGCTAAGAAAACGCCCGCCGTGCGCGTAAACCGCGGCCCCAGCGCCTCGGCCGAAGACCAAGCCAAAACCGCTCCGGCCGACGTGCAGGAAGTGGTGTTCGTGATTCGCAACGGCAAGGCGGTGATGACGCCGGTGAAAACCGGCATCAGCGACTTCCAGAACATCGAAATTATCAGCGGCGTGCAGGCCGGCGACCAGGTGGTGAGCGGGCCGTTCCGGGCCGTGTCGAAAACCCTGAAGGACGGTGCCCTGGTGGTGGTGAAAGACGCCAAAAGCCTCGACAAAGCCGCCCTGAAAGAAGACGCCCCGGAGGAAGAGGACAAGTAAGCCGCTATATTGCGGACCGTCATGCTGCGAGGAACATGCCTAGCCGAAGCAGCAAGCTGGAAACTAGCTCCCCGCCTTGGCAAGAAGGGGCTGGCGGTGGTTGATAAGCTCTCGAACGATTGGTAGAACTAGCGCTGGTTTCTAGTAAACGTTCTTGCGAATAGCAACCACCGCCAGCCCCTTCTTGCCAAGGCGGGGAGCTAGTTTCTAGCTTTGTAACCCCTGGTTCTCTTCCCACTCCCAACCTCTCCCAATCCCCCCTTGGAAAAAATTGCTATGCTCGGCGGCGGCTCCTGGGCCACCGCGCTTACCAAAATACTGGCCGAAAACGGAGCCCGCGTGGGCTGGTGGATGCGCAGCAAGGACGACGTGCAACACCTGCTGCGCACCCGCCACAACCCGCGCTACCTGTCGTCGGTGGCCCATGACCTGAGCCGCGTGTACCCCACCACCGACCTCGACGACGCCGTGGACGGGGCCGACTGGCTGGTGCTGGCCGTGCCGGCGGCCTTCGTGCAGGGCACCCTGGACAAGCTGGACCGCGACGCCCTCAAGCACAAGCGCATCGTGTCGGCTATCAAGGGCATGATTCCGGGCCGCAACGTGCTGGTGACGGACTACGTGGCCGAGCGGTTTCGGCTGCCGCACGCGCGGGTGGGCGTGGTGGCCGGCCCCTGCCACGCCGAGGAAGTGGCCCTGGAAAAGCAGAGCTACCTGACCATCGGCTCGCCCGACCCGGAGCTGGCCGAGGACTTCTGCCGCCTGTTGCGCAACCGCTACGTGAAGGCCAACCCGGCCCCCGACCTGGACGGCATTGAGTACTGCGCCGTTATGAAGAACATCATTGCCCTGACCTGCGGCATTGCCCACGGCCTGGGCTACGGCGACAATTTCCAGGCCGTGCTGGTGAGCAACGCCGTGCAGGAAATTCGCCGCTTTGTGCACGCCCTCAACCCCCAGCCCCGCGACCTGTCGGGCTCGGCCTACCTCGGCGACCTGCTGGTGACGGCCTACTCGCAGTTTTCGCGCAACCGCACCTTCGGCAACATGGTGGGCCGGGGCTACTCTGTGAAATCGGCGCAGATGGAAATGAACATGGTGGCCGAGGGCTACTACGCCGTTAAAAGCATCTACGAGCTGAACCGCCGGCTGCAAGTGCCCATGCCCATCACCTCGGCCGCCTACCACGTGCTCTACGAGAAGATTTCGCCGGCTATTGAAATCGAGTTGCTGCGGGAGAAGCTACGGTAGGAGAGAGAAGGCAATGTGGAACCTCATACGCAGCCAAGCTGACGCAGAATATTTGCTTCAGACGTACCGGTACTTTCATGATAGCTGCATCAAGGAACTAGTGGTGCAAACCCGCGAATTCGTGGATGAACAGCTTGCTATGCATTTTGACAATAAGACCAGTGTCAAAATGCTGTTTCAAAGCCAGTTTCGTGAAGCCTCAGTCATTGAAGTAGAGTTCCAGGACGTAGTTCAATTCA
This region of Hymenobacter sp. YIM 151500-1 genomic DNA includes:
- a CDS encoding NAD(P)H-dependent glycerol-3-phosphate dehydrogenase translates to MEKIAMLGGGSWATALTKILAENGARVGWWMRSKDDVQHLLRTRHNPRYLSSVAHDLSRVYPTTDLDDAVDGADWLVLAVPAAFVQGTLDKLDRDALKHKRIVSAIKGMIPGRNVLVTDYVAERFRLPHARVGVVAGPCHAEEVALEKQSYLTIGSPDPELAEDFCRLLRNRYVKANPAPDLDGIEYCAVMKNIIALTCGIAHGLGYGDNFQAVLVSNAVQEIRRFVHALNPQPRDLSGSAYLGDLLVTAYSQFSRNRTFGNMVGRGYSVKSAQMEMNMVAEGYYAVKSIYELNRRLQVPMPITSAAYHVLYEKISPAIEIELLREKLR
- a CDS encoding efflux RND transporter periplasmic adaptor subunit, whose amino-acid sequence is MKNNRTLYILLAILVVMIGGFMVAKSQGWVGKPAGTEVLAAKAAPANIVEKVSASGKVQPETEVKISPDVSGEIIELYVEEGDSVKQGQLLLRIRPDNYQAMVSQQSAMVNTQRANVGQSQARLQQLLANAKQTELTFRRNASLYKQKVISQADYEASKAAYEASQEEINSARQSIRAAQSNVQSAQASLEEARRNLVKTTIFSPVNGTVSKLNVKKGERVVGTSQMAGTEIMRIANLNNMEVRVSVNENDIINVDLGDSADVEVDSYASQDQKFRGIVTAIANTAKDALTAEAVTEFEVRIRLLPESYRQLTRTVKGRTIVPFRPGMTASVDIITNRKANALSVPLAAVTTRSDSARTDADAKKTPAVRVNRGPSASAEDQAKTAPADVQEVVFVIRNGKAVMTPVKTGISDFQNIEIISGVQAGDQVVSGPFRAVSKTLKDGALVVVKDAKSLDKAALKEDAPEEEDK